A window of Mustelus asterias chromosome 15, sMusAst1.hap1.1, whole genome shotgun sequence contains these coding sequences:
- the prph2a gene encoding peripherin-2a, which yields MAILKIKFNLQKRVKLAQGLWLLNWFCVLAGIVVFGMGLFLKVELRKRSEVMDNEESHLVPNSLILVGILACAINCFGGKFSYDSLDPAKYARWKSLLKFYLAACLFFTFLTFLTVVLCFLMRIYLEDTLAKGLKNGMKYYRDTDTPGRCFMKKTMDHLQIEFRCCGNNGFRDWFEIQWISNRYLDFSSKEVKDRVRSNVDGKYLTDGVPFSCCNPASPRPCIQQQITNNSAHYSYEFQTEELNLWTRGCKQALLNYYTNMMQSMGGLVLFVWMLEVAVMAGIQYLHTSLDSIANPEDPECESEGWLLEKSVKETFKSLLESIKELGKFNQVATDEEGKTEEGKVEEGKTVATVS from the exons ATGGCCATTCTGAAAATAAAGTTCAACTTGCAGAAACGAGTCAAGTTGGCTCAGGGACTGTGGCTCCTAAACTGGTTCTGTGTCCTGGCTGGAATCGTTGTCTTTGGGATGGGGTTGTTCCTTAAGGTCGAGCTCAGGAAACGCAGCGAGGTGATGGATAACGAGGAGAGCCACTTGGTACCCAATTCCCTGATCCTGGTGGGAATACTGGCTTGTGCCATCAACTGCTTCGGAGGCAAGTTTAGCTACGATTCCCTCGACCCAGCTAAATACGCCCGCTGGAAATCCCTGCTCAAGTTCTACCTGGCCGCCTGCCTCTTCTTCACTTTCCTGACCTTCCTCACTGTGGTATTGTGTTTCCTGATGAGGATTTACCTGGAGGACACTCTGGCCAAGGGGCTGAAGAACGGGATGAAATATTACCGAGACACCGACACCCCGGGTCGGTGCTTTATGAAAAAAACCATGGACCATCTCCAGATCGAATTTCGCTGCTGCGGAAACAATGGATTCCGAGACTGGTTTGAGATCCAGTGGATCAGCAACAGATACCTGGACTTCAGCTCCAAGGAGGTGAAAGA ccGCGTTAGGAGCAATGTTGATGGAAAGTACCTGACGGACGGGGTCCCATTTAGTTGCTGCAATCCAGCCTCTCCACGACCCTGTATCCAGcaacagatcaccaacaactcagCCCATTACAGCTACGAATTCCAGACTGAGGAGCTGAACCTGTGGACCCGGGGCTGCAAGCAAGCCCTCCTCAATTATTACACCAACATGATGCAGTCCATGGGAGGACTGGTGTTATTCGTTTGGATGTTAGAG GTGGCTGTGATGGCTGGTATCCAATATTTGCATACATCCCTGGATAGCATTGCAAATCCTGAAGATCCTGAGTGCGAGAGTGAGGGTTGGTTATTGGAGAAAAGCGTGAAGGAAACATTTAAATCCCTGCTGGAAAGCATTAAAGAGCTGGGTAAGTTCAATCAGGTAGCTACAGATGAAGAGGGGAAAACTGAAGAGGGAAAAGTTGAAGAGGGCAAGACTGTCGCCACAGTCAGCTGA